GCATCATCCGCCTGCAGGCGATGAAAACAGGCGCGCTGATCCGCTTTGCCTGCGAAGCCGGCGCCCTCATCTCGGCCAGCCCGCCGGAAGATCGCCGCCGCCTGCGCGCCTTCGGCGAAAAGATCGGACTTGCATTCCAACTGGCTGACGACATCCTCGACCTGACCTCGGACACTGCAACCATGGGCAAGGCGACCGGCAAAGATGCAGCCCGCGGCAAGGGAACGCTTGTAGCGCTACGCGGCATGGAATGGGCCGAAGCCCAACTCCATCAGCATGTCCGCGATGCCGAGACACTGCTTGCCCCCTACGGTGCCCGCGCCTCGACCCTCATCGCCACCGCGCATTTCATCGCCGACCGGAAGAGCTGAATCGTCGGATCACGCCGACAATATTTCCTTGAAAGCCGAAACCAGGCGCGCGCATTCCTCGTCCGTGCCGATGCTGATGCGCAGAAACTCCGAAATACGCGGTTTGGCGAAATGCCGGACGAGAACACCACGCTCCCGCAGAGCCGCTTGAAGCGCTGCACCCGACTGGCTCTCATGCTTTGCAAAAACGAAATTTGCTTGAGACGGCAGCACTTCGAAATCCAGCGCTTCGAGTTCCCGGACGAGACCGTCCCGGCTGGCAATGAGCATCTTTCGGCATGTCTCGAACCACGCCTCGTCCTTGATTGCCGCCGTCGCGGCAACCTGCGCCAGGCGATCGAGCGGATAGGAATTGAAGCTGTCCTTGACGCGCTCCAGCGCCTCGATCAGTTCCCGCTGCCCCAGCGCAAAGCCGACGCGCAGACCCGCAAGCGAGCGCGATTTGGACAAGGTCTGAACGACAAGCAGATTGGGATATTTGCAAATGAGCGGGATAGCGCTGTCACCGCCGAAATCGATATAGGCCTCGTCTATCACGACGACCGCATCCGGATGGGCGGCGATAAGCGCCTCTATGTCGGCAAGCGGCAGGCCGATGCCGGTCGGCGCGTTCGGATTGGCGATGATGATCGCACCGCACGGCCTGTCGTAATCTGCCAGCCGGATCTGAAACCTGTCATCGACAGACACTTCGACCGTCTCGACGCCGTATAGCAGGCTATAGGTCGGATAGAAGCTGTAAGTCACATCTGGATAGAGAAGCGGCCGCTCGTGTTTCAACAGCGCCTGAAACGCGTGGGCGAGAACCTCGTCGGAACCGTTGCCGACGAAGACTTCTTCCGCCGTCAAACCGTGACCGGCGGCGATCGCTTGGCGCAATTCCGTGGCGGCGGGGTCCGGATAGAGCCGCAGACGATCGTCCGCAGCTTGCCGGATCGCCTCGAGCGCCGTTGGAGACGGCCCATAGGGATTTTCATTGGTGTTGAGCTTGACCAGTCCGGGAATACGGGGCTGCTCCCCCGCGACGTAGGGCTGCAGCTTGCTGACGATTGGCGACCAGTACCGGCTCATCCGAACTTGCGGTCGCTCATTCCGCCGCCGTCCGCTGACCGAAACGCTTCTCGATATAGTCGACGACAAGCGCCTCGAAATCGGCAGCGATATGGGGGCCACGCAGCGTCAGAGCCTTCCGGCCGTCGATGAAGACGGGCGCCGCTGGCGTCTCGCCGGTGCCCGGAAGCGAAATGCCGATATCGGCATGTTTGCTTTCGCCGGGACCGTTGACGATGCAGCCCATGACGGCGACGTTCAGCGCCTCGACGCCAGGATATTTCTCGCGCCAGATCGGCATGTTCTTGCGGATGTCGTTCTGGATGTTCTGGGCAAGCTCCTGGAACACCGTCGACGTCGTGCGTCCACAGCCGGGACAGGCGGCAACGACAGGAATGAACTGGCGGAAGCCCATGACCTGCAAGATCTCCTGCGCCACCTGGACTTCACGCGTGCGGTCGCCGTTCGGCTCCGGCGTCAGCGACACGCGGATCGTATCGCCGATGCCGTGCTGCAGTACGAAGCCCATCGCCGCCGACGAGGCGACGATACCCTTGGTGCCCATGCCGGCTTCGGTCAGACCGAGATGCAAAGCATGATTGGAGCGTTCGGCGAGCATGGAATTGACGGCGATCAGGTCCTGGACCTGGCTGACCTTGGCCGACAGGATGATGCGGTTGCGCGGCAGGCCGATCTCTTCGGCAAGGGCTGCCGAAAGCAGTGCCGATTGCACGATCGCCTCGCGGGTCACCTGCCGGGCCGAAAGCGGCGAACCGGCTTCGGCATTCCTGTCCATCAGCGCCGTCAAGAGATCCTGATCGAGCGAGCCCCAGTTGACGCCGATGCGCACCGGCTTGTCGTAGCGGATCGCCATCTCGATGATCTCGGCGAATTGCTTGTCCTTCTTGTCCTTGAAGCCGACATTGCCGGGGTTGATGCGGTATTTCGCCAGCGCCTCGGCACAATCAGGATGATCGGCAAGCAGTTTGTGGCCGATATAATGGAAGTCGCCGATCAACGGCACGTCCATGCCAAGCCGCAACAGCCGCTCGCGGATCTTCGGCACGGCGGCCGCACTCTCGTCACGGTCGACGGTGATGCGCACCAGTTCCGAGCCCGCCCGGTGGAGGGCAGCGACCTGGGCAACGGTCGAATCGATATCGGCCGTATCGGTGTTCGTCATCGATTGCACGACGACCGGCGCCCCGCCGCCGACGATGATGCCGCCGACATCGACGGCAATAGAAGCGCGGCGCGGTTTCGGATCAAAATCGGCGGCTGAGGACATGAAGAGTTTTTGCACCCCTAAAGCATGTCGCGCAAAAGTGTGCAGCGGTTTTGCGATAACGACATGCGTAAAAATAAGAACCTAAAGCGCAAGAAGCGAATCCGAGAGATTGCGACGCGCTTTAGAAACAGTGTCTTTCAGGTGGATCATGACCGCTTTCTTGTCAACCGCCCCTGATATCACTTTTGTTGGGAGGCGGCTCAGAACAGGATTCAGATTTTAGGCCGTCCCGACCTAAAATCATTCTGGTCTAGTGGCCGCTTCCGGAGACTCCATCGGCATAATGGGCCAGGTTAGAAAGCAGGAGAACAACAAGGAGCAGCACCGGCAGCGCCATGAAAACGATGGCGAAACCGATATGCTCGGCGACGAAGCCGATCAAGGACGGCGCAACCAGCATGCCGGAATAGCCCATGGTGGTCACCACAGAGATGCCGATGCCGGGCTTGAGGCCGGGAATGTTGCCCGCCGCCGAGAAAGCGATCGGCACCATGTTGGAAATGCCGATGCCGCAAAAGGCAAAGCCCAGAATGGCGATCTCGGCGTTGGGTGCCAGGCCTGCAAACAGCATGCCGACGATGGCAAACAAGGTGCAGATCCGCAGCGTCTTGACGCCGCCCAGGCGGTCGCGCACCAGGTCGCCGGCAAAGCGCATAATCGCCATCGTCGCCGAAAAGGCTGCGAAACCAAGGCCGGAAAGCGCCACGGATGCATCCATTTCCTGCCGGAGATAGAGCGCACCCCAGTCCAGTACCGCGCCTTCCGGCACCATGCTGAACAAGGCCATCAAACCGAGCAGCCACGGCAGCGGCACCATCGGCAGTCTTGTCTTTTCCTTCCTTGTGTCGGGATGCGGCGGATCAGCAAGGATCATAGGCCAGGAGATAGCCAGGAAGATCGCCGCCAGCACCGTCGCCAGTTCGGCATGACCGAGAATGCCGAGCTTGGAGATCGCGATGCCGCCGAGGCCTGAGCCGATCAGCCCGCCAAGGCTCCAGAAAGCGTGGCAGGACGACATGATGGAGCGGCGCATGGATTTCTCCACCGACACCGCATTGGCGTTCATCGCCACATCCATGGCACCGATGAAGCCGCCGAACAGGAAGAGCGAAATTGCCGCGGTGACGACATTTGGCGCCAGCGTCAATGCCAGCAGCAATGGCAGCACGCAGACAGCCAGGACCTGAACGACGACACGCGAGCCGTGTTTGGCAATCTGCGCCCCGGCGATCGGCATCATCACCAGCGAGCCGACGCCGAAGACCAGGATCATCAGCCCAAGTTCGAACTTGGAGAGCGCCAGGCGCTCGGCAAAATCCGGGATCTTCGGCGCCCAGCAGCCGACGACGAAGCCGTTCATCAGAAAAAGCAGGGAAACCGCCGCCCTGCTTTTGGTAACGAAGCCGCTCCGCGCTCCCGGCGACGCATTCACATGACTATCCATTTCTCGGTCTTCCTCATTGCCGGGCTTATACGCGCCCGGTTTCCCTAAACTCTATGACAACCGCCTAGTTCGTTTTCTCGGCGATAACAGTTCTGCATCCGCGCTCGCGATAACCGGCGAGTATGGCCGGATCGGCATCGTGCTCGACGACCAGGCAGTCACAATGAGCAACCGGCAGGATGCTGTGCGGGGCAGCCGTGCCGAACTTCTCCGAAGTTGCCGCCACCAGCACTTTTCTGCTTCTCGACGCCGCATACCGCTTGAACTCGGCATCTTCGAAACCGAACACCGTGATGCCGGCCTCAAGATCGACGCCGCAGGCACCAAGAATACAGAGATCGGGCGCAAGCTGTTCCATATCCCGCAAGGCTTTGGCGCCGAGCGAACCGCCCGTCTGCCGGTCCACCATTCCGCCGATAAGGATGACGTTGACGGCAGGCTTATCGATCAGCTCGGCGGCAATCGCCGGCGCATTCGTCGCAGCCGTCAGCGCCAGTTCGGCCGGCAATGCGTTGGCAATCGCCAGATTGGTGCTGCCGGCATCGAAAAACACAGTCGAACCGGCGGCAATCTGCTGTGCCGCAGCGCGCGCCAATGCCTGTTTCCGGTCAGCCGCAAAACCCATCCGCTGCGTCAGGTTCCCGTGCGCCGGCGAGACCGGCAGTGCGCCGCCATAGACCCGCTCGCAGAGCCCTGCAGCGGCCATCTCCCGCAGATCGCGGCGCACCGTATCCTCGGAGACGCCGAATTCGAGGGCAAGTTCCGTCGCCAGGACGCGGCCGTTGATCCGCAGCCTGTCGGAAATCACGCCTTGGCGCTCGCGCAATAGGAAATCCTGCATGTTTTTACCGGGTCGAAATCATTGGAACCAGAAACGTGCATAAACACTTATGATCATGCGCACAACATGCATAAACACACGTTTCCTGACGGTCTGAAACAAAGCTCTACGACCAGAGTGGAATCCGGACAGCCTGGTTGGCGGATGGAGCCGGTTTCTACAGGATTCACGGTTTAACCGGCCGCTTGAGAAAAATATTTGCAGTTGCTGCTTTTATTCGCAGTTTTTTACGCTTCCGACGCCCTAATTTTCTGCGAACTATCGCTCATCCGATGACAACCTCCCAAGGATGGATAAAACAATGAACTGGTTGAAAACCGTCGCCGCCGCTGCCCTCATTCATGCTGCTGCCCTCCTGCCTGCCCATGCCGGCGAGAACCTCGCCGCCATCAAATCGGCCGGCGTCTTCAAGATCGGCACCGAAGGCACTTACGCGCCCTTCACCTTTCATGACGAAAGCGGCAAGCTCGTCGGCTTCGACGTCGAGATCGGCGAAGCGATCGCTGCCAAACTCGGCGTCAAGGCCGAGTTCGTCGAGGGCAAGTGGGATGGCCTGATCGCCGGCCTCGACGCCAAGCGCTACGACACCGTCATCAACCAGGTCGGCATCACCGAAGCCCGCAAACAGAAATATGATTTCTCCGAACCCTATATCGCTTCCAAGGCCGTGCTGATCATCCGCGACGGCGACGACAGCATCAAGACCTTCACCGATCTGAAGGGCAAGAAATCCGCCCAATCGCTGACCAGCAATTTCGGCAAGATCGCAACCGAAGCCGGTGCCGAACTCGTCGGCACCGACGGTTTCGATCAATCGATCCAGCTCGTGCTGACCAAGCGCGCCGACGCCACGATCAACGACAGCCTCTCCTTCCTTGATTTCAAGAAGCACAAGCCGGACGCGCCGGTGAAGATCGCCGCAGAGCAGGAAAATGCCGATTATTCCGGCATCATCATCCGCAAGAACGAGCCGGAGCTTCTTGCCGAAATCAACAAGGCGCTTGCCGACATCAAGGCCGACGGCACTTACAAGAAAATCGCCGACAAGTATTTCGGCCAGGACGTTTCGAAGTAAGTCCCACTCAAGAATGGCCCCTCCCCCCTTGTGGGGAGGGGTTGGGGAGGGGTATTCGAGATATCACCACCCAACTGACGAGAGGGAACGCCCCTTGCCGCACTGGCTCCAACTCATGGCGGATTCGCTGCCCTCGCTCCTCTGGGCGGGGCTGATCTTCACCATTCCGCTGACGCTGCTGTCCTTCGTCTTCGGCCTGGCCCTCGGGCTCGCCACCGCAATCGCCCGACTCTTCGGGCCGGCGCCGCTTTCCGCCATCGCTCGTTTCTATGTATGGGTCATCCGCGGCACGCCGCTGCTCGTTCAGCTCTTCGTCATCTTCTACGGCTTGCCGAGCCTCGGCATCCTGCTTGACGCCTTTCCAGCCGCCCTGATCGGCTTCACGCTGAATATCGGCGCCTATAGTTCCGAGATCATCCGCGCCGTCATTTCCTCGGTGCCGAAGGGCCAGTGGGAAGCCGCCTATTCGATCGGCATGAGCTGGCGCCAGGCGATGAGCCGCACCATCCTGCCGCAGGCCGCCCGCGTCGCCGTGCCGCCTCTGTCGAACACCTTCATTTCGCTGGTCAAGGACACCTCGCTTGCCGCCGCAATCACCGTGCCGGAGCTCTTCCAGGCGGCGCAGCGCATCGTCGCCACCACCTATGAGCCGCTGATCCTCTATATCGAGGCGGCGCTGATCTATCTTGCCCTAAGCTCCGTCCTCTCGCAGCTGCAGGTGCGGCTGGAACGCCGCTTCGCGCGTTATGGCGGCATGCTGGAGGCAAATGCATGATCGAGCTTTCCAACATCGAAAAGCGCTTCGGCGACGCCGTCATCCTCAAGGATATCAGCATCCGCATTCCCGAAGGCAGCGTCACCGCCCTGGTCGGGCCTTCGGGCGGCGGCAAGAGCACGCTGCTGCGCTGCATCAACCTGCTCGAAATTCCGACCGCCGGTTCCATCCGCCTCGGAGAGGAAACGCTGGCCTTTGCGCCGGGCAAACGAACGAGCTGGCAGGCGATCCAGAAGATCCGCCGCCAGACCGGCATGGTCTTCCAGAACTTCCAGCTCTTCCCGCATCAGACCGCGATTGAGAATGTTATGGAGGGCCTGGTGACAGTCCTGAAATGGCCGAGGGAAAGGGCGCGCGAGCGGGCGATGGAGTTGCTGACCAAGGTCGGCATGACCCACAAGGCCGATGCATGGCCTTCGACGCTCTCGGGCGGTCAGCAGCAGCGTGTGGCGATCGCTCGCGCCTTGGCGCCGTCGCCGCGCGTGCTTCTCTGTGACGAACCGACCTCGGCGCTCGATCCGGAACTCTCGGCAGAAGTGGTCGATGTGCTGGGTCAGCTTGCCCGCGAAGGCACGACCATGGTGATGGCGACTCATGATCTCAGGCTTGCCTCGAAGATCGCCAATGACGTCGTCTTTCTGGAAGCCGGAAGCGTGGTGGAAACGGGTAGCGCCAGGGCGATCTTCACTGCGCCGGAGCGCGAACGCACCAAGCGCTTCATCTCGACGATCAACGCGGCGCATACCTACGACATTTGAAGCAATGCCGGGATGCGGCCATCCCGGCATTGCTGGAACTCCAATCAGGAGGCCGTGACGACGGCGCGCGCAGCCTTCAGCGCATTGCCCCACCATGTGATCTGATCGAGCAGGTTCTTGGCAGCCTCGTTGAGATGGGCGTAATCGCCAAGGCTCTTGCCTTCCTTGAGAACGGCAAGATATTCGCTGAATGCGATGTGGACACCGGTCTTGACGGAAGCAGCGCCCATTTCCACGAAGATCAAACGCAGTTGCTCGACCGCACGTGCGCCGCCGACGCCGCCGTAACCGACAAAACCGACCGGCTTCTGGATGAATTCGCCGAGATCGATCGCGTTTTTCAGAACGGCCGTCGGAGCATGATTGTACTCGGCGGCGGTGAAGATGAAGCCGTCGAATTCGCGCAGCTTCTTCTTCCAGCGCTCGGCGGAGTCGCTTTCCGCTGTGGTGGCGCGCGCTTCGCCGAAGAAATGCATGGGATAGTCGATAAGATCGAGAACTTCGACTTCCAGATCGGAGCGCTGGCCGACCAGCTCGGCAATCCACTTGGCCGGATGTTCGGCGAAACGGCCAATACGCGTGCTGCCGACAATGACGGCAATCTTCAACTTGCTCATGGAGATGATTTCCTGATGGGTCTTGGGGGCGGATGGTGGGAGCGCAAGTCTATGAGAAAGTCTCCTCGCCGGGCAAGGCAAGGAGACTGCCAACTCGTCGAAAAATCTGCTTTTCACCGCCCGATCATACACAATCGGGTGATTGGCCGCAGTCGTTGGACAGCAGAACGAAGCCTCTCGGCGACGATCGCCCGCCCGTTGCTCAAGCGCCATAGACGACGAGCAGGTCCTTGGCGTCGATCTGATCGCCGGCCCGCACCAGCACCTCCGAGATCGTCCCGTCCTTTTCCGCATGCAGCGCCGTTTCCATCTTCATCGCCTCGATGGAGACGAGCACGTCGCCGGCACTGACCGCCTGACCTGGAGAGACGAAGACACGGCTGATGACGCCCGGCATGGGCGCACCGACATGGACGGCATTGCCCGGTTCCGCCTTGCGGCGGACGGCTGCACCTGTTGCCCCATGGGCCCGGTCCGGCACCTTGATGCGGCGCGGCTGGCCGTTGAGTTCGAAGAAGATGGTCACCATGCCCTGGCTGTCAGTCGCGCTCATCGCCTGGTTGACGATGACCAGCGTCTTGCCGCGTTCGATATCGGCAAACAGTTCCTCGCCATCTCCAAGCCCGTAGAAATAGGCCGGCGTCGGCAGCACCGAAACCGGGCCGTAGGTATCGGAGGCAAGCGCGAAGTCGGTGAACACTTTCGGGTACATCAGGTAGGAGGCGAATTCGAAATCGCTGACCTCACGTTCCAGCTTCGTCTCGATGACCTTGCGCTCAGCATCGAGGTCGGCCTCCTTGAGCAAGGAGCCGGGCCGCACGGTATAGGGCTTGTCGCCCTTCAGGGCCTTCTTCTGCAGCGTTTTCGGCCAGCCTGAGGGCGGCTGACCGAGATCACCCTTCAGCATCGACACCACCGATTCCGGGAAGGAGACTTCCTTGTCGGCGCTGACGACATCGGCAACTGTCAGGTCCTGGGAGACCATCATCAGCGCCATGTCGCCGACCACTTTGGAGGACGGCGTCACCTTGACGATATCGCCGAACATCTGGTTGGCATCGGCATAGGCCTGCGCCACCAGATGCCAGCGGGTCTCGAGGCCGAGTGAGCGGGCCTGTTCCTTGAGGTTGGTGAACTGGCCGCCCGGCATTTCATGTAGATAGACTTCCGAGGCCGGGCCTTTGAGGTCGCTTTCGAAGGCGGCATATTGGTTACGCGCCGCTTCCCAATAGAAGGAGACGCGGCGGATCCACTCCGGATCGAGGCCCGGATCGCGCTCCGTACCGCGCAGCGCCTCGACGATCGAGCCGAGACAGGGCTGCGAGGTGTTTCCGGATAGCGCATCCATCGCCGCATCGACCGCATCGACGCCGGCATCGACGGCGGCAAGCACGGTCGCGGCCGCAATACCTGATGTATCATGCGTATGGAAATGGATCGGCAGGCTGGTCGCTTCACGCAGCGCCTTGAACAGAACCTTCGCAGCCGCAGGCTTGAGGAGGCCGGCCATATCCTTGAGCGCGATGATATGCGCGCCGGCCTTTTCAAGCTCGACCGCAAGGTCGGTATAGTATTTCAGATCGTATTTCGGACGGGCCGAGTTCAGGATATCGCCGGTATAGCAGATCGCCGCCTCGCAGAGCTTGTTCTCCTCGGCAATGGCATCCATCGACACCCGCATGTTCTCGACCCAGTTCAGGCAATCGAAGACGCGGAAGAGATCGATGCCGCCCTTGGCTGCCTGGCGGACGAAGTATTTGACGACATTGTCGGGATAGTTGGTGTAGCCGACGCCGTTGGCGCCGCGCAAAAGCATCTGCAACAGAAGGTTCGGCGCGCCCTCGCGGATCAGCGCCAGGCGTTCCCACGGATCCTCCGTCAGAAAGCGCATCGAGACGTCGAAGGTGGCGCCACCCCAGCATTCGAGCGACAAAAGGCTCGGCAGTGCATGCGCATAGGTGCCGGCGATGCGGGCGATGTCATAGGTGCGCATGCGGGTGGCGAGCAATGACTGGTGGCCGTCGCGCATCGTCGTGTCGGTCAGAAGCACGCGTTTTTCATTGCGCATCCATTCGCCGAATTTCTTCGGACCGAGCGTGTCGAGCAGTTGCTTCGTTCCATCCTTGACCGTGTTGCCATTGGCGTAGGGAACCACCGGCTGGGCAGCGTTATCAAGCGGCCTTGGCCTGTCCTTGGCCTCGGGATGACCGTTGACGGTGACGTCGGCCAGATAGGTCAAGAGCTTCGTCGCGCGGTCCTGGCGCTTGACCTGCTGGAAGAGTTCCGGCGTCGTGTCGATGAAACGTGTCGTGTAGCTGTTGTCGCGGAACTTCGGATGGCCGATGATCGCTTCGAGGAAGGTCAGGTTGGTAGCGACGCCGCGAATACGGAACTCGCGCAGCGCCCGGTCCATGCGGCTGATCGCTTCGGACGGATTCGGCGCCCAGGCCGTGACCTTGACGAGCAGCGGATCATAATAGCGGGTGATGATAGCGCC
This Rhizobium sp. NZLR1 DNA region includes the following protein-coding sequences:
- the hisC gene encoding histidinol-phosphate transaminase, which codes for MSRYWSPIVSKLQPYVAGEQPRIPGLVKLNTNENPYGPSPTALEAIRQAADDRLRLYPDPAATELRQAIAAGHGLTAEEVFVGNGSDEVLAHAFQALLKHERPLLYPDVTYSFYPTYSLLYGVETVEVSVDDRFQIRLADYDRPCGAIIIANPNAPTGIGLPLADIEALIAAHPDAVVVIDEAYIDFGGDSAIPLICKYPNLLVVQTLSKSRSLAGLRVGFALGQRELIEALERVKDSFNSYPLDRLAQVAATAAIKDEAWFETCRKMLIASRDGLVRELEALDFEVLPSQANFVFAKHESQSGAALQAALRERGVLVRHFAKPRISEFLRISIGTDEECARLVSAFKEILSA
- the ispG gene encoding flavodoxin-dependent (E)-4-hydroxy-3-methylbut-2-enyl-diphosphate synthase encodes the protein MSSAADFDPKPRRASIAVDVGGIIVGGGAPVVVQSMTNTDTADIDSTVAQVAALHRAGSELVRITVDRDESAAAVPKIRERLLRLGMDVPLIGDFHYIGHKLLADHPDCAEALAKYRINPGNVGFKDKKDKQFAEIIEMAIRYDKPVRIGVNWGSLDQDLLTALMDRNAEAGSPLSARQVTREAIVQSALLSAALAEEIGLPRNRIILSAKVSQVQDLIAVNSMLAERSNHALHLGLTEAGMGTKGIVASSAAMGFVLQHGIGDTIRVSLTPEPNGDRTREVQVAQEILQVMGFRQFIPVVAACPGCGRTTSTVFQELAQNIQNDIRKNMPIWREKYPGVEALNVAVMGCIVNGPGESKHADIGISLPGTGETPAAPVFIDGRKALTLRGPHIAADFEALVVDYIEKRFGQRTAAE
- a CDS encoding MFS transporter, translated to MDSHVNASPGARSGFVTKSRAAVSLLFLMNGFVVGCWAPKIPDFAERLALSKFELGLMILVFGVGSLVMMPIAGAQIAKHGSRVVVQVLAVCVLPLLLALTLAPNVVTAAISLFLFGGFIGAMDVAMNANAVSVEKSMRRSIMSSCHAFWSLGGLIGSGLGGIAISKLGILGHAELATVLAAIFLAISWPMILADPPHPDTRKEKTRLPMVPLPWLLGLMALFSMVPEGAVLDWGALYLRQEMDASVALSGLGFAAFSATMAIMRFAGDLVRDRLGGVKTLRICTLFAIVGMLFAGLAPNAEIAILGFAFCGIGISNMVPIAFSAAGNIPGLKPGIGISVVTTMGYSGMLVAPSLIGFVAEHIGFAIVFMALPVLLLVVLLLSNLAHYADGVSGSGH
- a CDS encoding DeoR/GlpR family DNA-binding transcription regulator, giving the protein MQDFLLRERQGVISDRLRINGRVLATELALEFGVSEDTVRRDLREMAAAGLCERVYGGALPVSPAHGNLTQRMGFAADRKQALARAAAQQIAAGSTVFFDAGSTNLAIANALPAELALTAATNAPAIAAELIDKPAVNVILIGGMVDRQTGGSLGAKALRDMEQLAPDLCILGACGVDLEAGITVFGFEDAEFKRYAASRSRKVLVAATSEKFGTAAPHSILPVAHCDCLVVEHDADPAILAGYRERGCRTVIAEKTN
- a CDS encoding amino acid ABC transporter substrate-binding protein; protein product: MNWLKTVAAAALIHAAALLPAHAGENLAAIKSAGVFKIGTEGTYAPFTFHDESGKLVGFDVEIGEAIAAKLGVKAEFVEGKWDGLIAGLDAKRYDTVINQVGITEARKQKYDFSEPYIASKAVLIIRDGDDSIKTFTDLKGKKSAQSLTSNFGKIATEAGAELVGTDGFDQSIQLVLTKRADATINDSLSFLDFKKHKPDAPVKIAAEQENADYSGIIIRKNEPELLAEINKALADIKADGTYKKIADKYFGQDVSK
- a CDS encoding amino acid ABC transporter permease, whose translation is MPHWLQLMADSLPSLLWAGLIFTIPLTLLSFVFGLALGLATAIARLFGPAPLSAIARFYVWVIRGTPLLVQLFVIFYGLPSLGILLDAFPAALIGFTLNIGAYSSEIIRAVISSVPKGQWEAAYSIGMSWRQAMSRTILPQAARVAVPPLSNTFISLVKDTSLAAAITVPELFQAAQRIVATTYEPLILYIEAALIYLALSSVLSQLQVRLERRFARYGGMLEANA
- a CDS encoding amino acid ABC transporter ATP-binding protein — its product is MIELSNIEKRFGDAVILKDISIRIPEGSVTALVGPSGGGKSTLLRCINLLEIPTAGSIRLGEETLAFAPGKRTSWQAIQKIRRQTGMVFQNFQLFPHQTAIENVMEGLVTVLKWPRERARERAMELLTKVGMTHKADAWPSTLSGGQQQRVAIARALAPSPRVLLCDEPTSALDPELSAEVVDVLGQLAREGTTMVMATHDLRLASKIANDVVFLEAGSVVETGSARAIFTAPERERTKRFISTINAAHTYDI
- a CDS encoding NAD(P)H-dependent oxidoreductase, with amino-acid sequence MSKLKIAVIVGSTRIGRFAEHPAKWIAELVGQRSDLEVEVLDLIDYPMHFFGEARATTAESDSAERWKKKLREFDGFIFTAAEYNHAPTAVLKNAIDLGEFIQKPVGFVGYGGVGGARAVEQLRLIFVEMGAASVKTGVHIAFSEYLAVLKEGKSLGDYAHLNEAAKNLLDQITWWGNALKAARAVVTAS
- the pyc gene encoding pyruvate carboxylase, with translation MPISKILVANRSEIAIRVFRAANELGIKTVAIWAEEDKLALHRFKADESYQVGRGPHLAKDMGPIESYLSIEEVIRVAKLSGADAIHPGYGLLSESPEFVDACNKAGIIFIGPKADTMRQLGNKVAARNLAISVGVPVVPATGPLPEDMAEVAKMAEEIGYPVMLKASWGGGGRGMRAIRDPKDLAREVTEAKREAMAAFGKDEVYLEKLVERARHVESQVLGDTHGNVVHLFERDCSIQRRNQKVVERAPAPYLSEAQRQELAAYSLKIASATNYVGAGTVEYLMDSDTGKFYFIEVNPRIQVEHTVTEVVTGIDIVKAQIHILDGFAIGTPESGVPAQADIRLNGHALQCRITTEDPEHNFIPDYGRITAYRSASGFGIRLDGGTSYSGAIITRYYDPLLVKVTAWAPNPSEAISRMDRALREFRIRGVATNLTFLEAIIGHPKFRDNSYTTRFIDTTPELFQQVKRQDRATKLLTYLADVTVNGHPEAKDRPRPLDNAAQPVVPYANGNTVKDGTKQLLDTLGPKKFGEWMRNEKRVLLTDTTMRDGHQSLLATRMRTYDIARIAGTYAHALPSLLSLECWGGATFDVSMRFLTEDPWERLALIREGAPNLLLQMLLRGANGVGYTNYPDNVVKYFVRQAAKGGIDLFRVFDCLNWVENMRVSMDAIAEENKLCEAAICYTGDILNSARPKYDLKYYTDLAVELEKAGAHIIALKDMAGLLKPAAAKVLFKALREATSLPIHFHTHDTSGIAAATVLAAVDAGVDAVDAAMDALSGNTSQPCLGSIVEALRGTERDPGLDPEWIRRVSFYWEAARNQYAAFESDLKGPASEVYLHEMPGGQFTNLKEQARSLGLETRWHLVAQAYADANQMFGDIVKVTPSSKVVGDMALMMVSQDLTVADVVSADKEVSFPESVVSMLKGDLGQPPSGWPKTLQKKALKGDKPYTVRPGSLLKEADLDAERKVIETKLEREVSDFEFASYLMYPKVFTDFALASDTYGPVSVLPTPAYFYGLGDGEELFADIERGKTLVIVNQAMSATDSQGMVTIFFELNGQPRRIKVPDRAHGATGAAVRRKAEPGNAVHVGAPMPGVISRVFVSPGQAVSAGDVLVSIEAMKMETALHAEKDGTISEVLVRAGDQIDAKDLLVVYGA